Proteins found in one Pseudomonas mosselii genomic segment:
- the fadD2 gene encoding long-chain-fatty-acid--CoA ligase FadD2 has translation MQADFWNDKRPAGVPSTIDMKAYTSVVDVFERCCKRFADRPAYSNLGVTLSYADLERHSAAFAAWLQQHTELVPGDRIAVQMPNVLQYPIAVFGAMRAGLIVVNTNPLYTEREMRHQFKDSGARALVYLNMFGKRVQEVLPDTGIEYLIEAKMGDLLPTAKGWLVNTVVDKLKKMVPAYQLPQAVSFKQVLRQGRELPHRPVAQTLENIAVLQYTGGTTGLAKGAMLTHGNLVANMLQVLACFGQHGPDGQPLIKEGQEVMIAPLPLYHIYAFTANCMCMMVTGNHNVLITNPRDIPGFIKELGKWRFSALVGLNTLFVALMDNPGFKSLDFSALKITNSGGTALVKATAERWEALTGCRIVEGYGLTETSPAASTNPYGQLARLGTVGLPVPGTAFKVIDDEGHEQPLGERGELCIKGPQVMKGYWQQVEATNQVLDAEGWLKTGDIAVIDPDGFTRIVDRKKDMIIVSGFNVYPNEIEDVVMGHPQVASCAVIGVPDERTGEAVKLFVVPRAGGVSVDELKAFCKTNFTGYKVPKHIVLRESLPMTPVGKILRRELRDIA, from the coding sequence ATGCAAGCCGACTTCTGGAACGACAAGCGCCCGGCGGGCGTACCTTCCACCATTGACATGAAGGCCTACACATCCGTCGTCGACGTCTTCGAGCGCTGCTGCAAGCGCTTCGCCGACCGTCCGGCGTACAGCAACCTCGGCGTCACCCTGAGCTATGCCGATCTCGAGCGTCATTCGGCGGCCTTCGCCGCCTGGCTGCAGCAGCACACCGAACTGGTGCCGGGCGACCGCATCGCGGTGCAGATGCCCAATGTCCTGCAATACCCCATCGCGGTGTTCGGCGCCATGCGCGCGGGCCTGATCGTGGTCAACACCAACCCGTTGTACACCGAGCGCGAGATGCGCCATCAGTTCAAGGACTCCGGCGCCCGCGCCCTGGTGTACCTGAACATGTTCGGCAAGCGTGTGCAGGAGGTGCTGCCCGACACCGGCATCGAGTACCTGATCGAGGCGAAGATGGGCGACTTGCTGCCGACGGCCAAGGGCTGGCTGGTCAACACCGTGGTCGACAAGCTGAAAAAGATGGTGCCGGCCTACCAGTTGCCCCAGGCCGTGTCGTTCAAGCAGGTGCTGCGCCAGGGGCGCGAGCTCCCTCACAGGCCGGTGGCGCAAACCCTGGAGAACATCGCGGTGCTGCAGTACACCGGCGGCACCACCGGGCTGGCCAAGGGCGCCATGCTCACCCATGGCAACCTGGTGGCCAACATGCTCCAGGTACTGGCCTGCTTCGGTCAGCACGGCCCCGATGGCCAGCCGCTGATCAAGGAAGGGCAGGAAGTGATGATCGCGCCGCTGCCGCTTTACCACATCTATGCCTTCACCGCGAACTGCATGTGCATGATGGTAACCGGTAACCATAACGTGCTGATCACCAACCCCCGGGATATCCCCGGCTTCATCAAGGAGCTGGGCAAGTGGCGATTCTCGGCGCTGGTGGGCTTGAACACGCTGTTCGTCGCGCTGATGGACAACCCCGGTTTCAAGTCGCTGGATTTCTCCGCGCTGAAGATCACCAACTCCGGCGGCACCGCGCTGGTCAAGGCCACCGCGGAGCGCTGGGAGGCCCTCACCGGTTGCCGCATTGTCGAAGGCTACGGCCTGACCGAAACCTCGCCGGCGGCCAGCACCAATCCCTATGGCCAGTTGGCGCGCCTGGGGACCGTGGGGCTCCCGGTGCCTGGCACGGCGTTCAAGGTGATCGACGACGAAGGTCACGAGCAGCCGCTGGGTGAGCGTGGTGAGTTGTGCATCAAGGGACCGCAGGTCATGAAAGGCTACTGGCAGCAGGTTGAGGCCACCAACCAGGTCCTGGATGCCGAAGGCTGGCTGAAGACCGGCGACATCGCCGTCATCGACCCGGACGGTTTCACCCGCATCGTCGACCGCAAGAAGGACATGATCATCGTCTCGGGCTTCAACGTGTATCCCAACGAGATCGAGGACGTAGTGATGGGCCATCCGCAGGTGGCCAGCTGCGCGGTGATCGGCGTGCCGGACGAGCGCACCGGCGAGGCGGTGAAGCTGTTCGTGGTGCCGCGTGCGGGCGGGGTGAGCGTCGATGAACTCAAGGCGTTCTGCAAGACCAACTTCACCGGCTACAAGGTGCCCAAGCACATCGTGCTGCGCGAATCGCTGCCGATGACGCCGGTGGGCAAGATCCTTCGTAGGGAGTTGCGCGACATCGCCTGA
- a CDS encoding alpha/beta hydrolase: protein MPHDAFWLPASEHCSLYVHQWLPATPVKAVVLLAHGMAEHAGRYQRLGHALNAAGYGLLAPDLRGHGRTAELGSLGLFARQNGWNAVLNDLGLLAQHIGQQFPGTPLFLFGHSMGSYIAQAYLLHHSASLQGAILSGSNFQPVALYRAARLIARLEAWRQGPLGKSALIDWLSFGSFNKAFKPNRTAFDWLSRDDAEVDKYIADPLCGFRCSNQLWLDLLQGLAQISQKKNLAQIDPNLPIFVVGGECDPVSAGKRLTHLADALRATGNRHVQLRIYPGARHEVLNETHRDEVTAEIIGWLEQALALGRPARSE from the coding sequence ATGCCCCACGACGCCTTCTGGCTCCCCGCCAGCGAGCATTGCAGCCTTTATGTCCACCAATGGCTGCCGGCCACACCGGTCAAGGCCGTGGTGTTGCTGGCCCATGGCATGGCCGAGCACGCCGGGCGCTACCAGCGCCTGGGCCATGCGCTCAACGCCGCCGGCTACGGGCTGCTCGCCCCCGACCTGCGCGGCCACGGCCGCACCGCCGAGCTGGGCAGCCTGGGCCTGTTCGCCCGGCAAAATGGCTGGAATGCCGTACTCAACGACCTGGGCCTGCTGGCCCAGCACATCGGCCAGCAGTTTCCAGGAACCCCGCTGTTCCTGTTCGGCCACAGCATGGGCAGCTACATCGCCCAGGCCTACCTGCTGCACCACAGTGCCAGCCTGCAGGGCGCGATCCTCAGCGGCTCGAACTTCCAGCCGGTGGCGCTGTACCGCGCGGCGCGCCTGATCGCCCGTCTCGAGGCCTGGCGCCAGGGCCCTCTGGGCAAGAGCGCGCTGATCGACTGGCTGTCGTTCGGCTCGTTCAACAAGGCATTCAAGCCCAACCGCACCGCCTTCGACTGGTTAAGCCGCGATGACGCGGAGGTGGACAAGTACATCGCCGACCCGCTGTGCGGCTTTCGCTGCAGCAACCAGCTATGGCTCGACCTGCTGCAGGGCCTGGCGCAGATCAGTCAGAAAAAGAACCTGGCGCAGATCGATCCGAACCTGCCGATCTTCGTGGTGGGCGGCGAATGTGATCCGGTGAGTGCCGGCAAGCGTCTCACCCACCTGGCCGACGCCCTGCGCGCGACCGGCAACCGTCATGTACAGTTGCGCATCTACCCCGGCGCACGCCACGAAGTGCTCAACGAAACCCATCGCGACGAGGTCACCGCCGAGATCATCGGCTGGCTGGAGCAGGCGCTGGCCCTTGGCCGCCCCGCCCGCAGTGAATGA
- a CDS encoding MaoC family dehydratase, producing the protein MTQVTNTPYEALEVGQKAEYKKSVAERDIQLFAAMSGDHNPVHLDAEFAAKSMFKERIAHGMFSGALISAAVACTLPGPGTIYLGQQMSFQKPVKIGDELTVRLEILEKLPKFKVRIATNVYNQNDELVVAGEAEILAPRKQQTVELVSPPEFVAS; encoded by the coding sequence ATGACCCAGGTCACCAACACGCCTTACGAAGCCCTCGAAGTCGGCCAGAAAGCTGAATACAAGAAGTCCGTGGCAGAACGCGATATCCAGCTGTTCGCCGCCATGTCCGGTGACCACAACCCGGTGCATCTGGATGCCGAGTTCGCCGCCAAGAGCATGTTCAAGGAGCGCATTGCCCACGGCATGTTCAGCGGCGCGCTGATCAGCGCCGCGGTGGCCTGCACCTTGCCTGGCCCTGGCACCATCTATCTGGGTCAGCAAATGAGCTTCCAGAAGCCGGTGAAGATCGGTGACGAACTGACCGTGCGCCTGGAAATCCTCGAGAAGCTGCCCAAGTTCAAGGTGCGTATCGCCACCAACGTATACAACCAGAACGACGAGCTGGTGGTCGCCGGCGAAGCCGAGATCCTCGCGCCGCGCAAACAGCAGACCGTCGAGCTGGTGAGCCCGCCGGAATTCGTTGCCAGCTGA
- a CDS encoding RNA polymerase sigma factor, translating into MNSEGQIRDEVAAVYRRDSRRILATLIRLLGDFDLAEEALHDAFFIAVERWQRDGIPDNPRAWLVSAGRFKAIDALRRRARFDRSQADLIMLLEGEAQDPGEQELLVDDRLRLIFTCCHPALAFDAQVPLTLREVCDLTTEQIARAFLQSPATIAQRIVRAKAKIRDAKIPYQVPELGELPERLESVLRVIYLVFNEGYSASSGEDVTTRALTDEAIRLGRLLAQLLPDAEVLGLLALMLLQASRQNARSDAHGELVLLDEQDRGLWDRAQIEEGSQLVRQALGSREFGPYSVQAAIAALHAEAPSAEATDWDEIVGLYDVLQRHWPSPVVELNRAAALARRDGAQVGLRAVEAILERGELGDYHLAHAARAELHRQLGNTEQARKAWQQALTLTRQGPERRHIERRLRELG; encoded by the coding sequence ATGAACAGCGAAGGGCAAATCCGTGATGAAGTGGCGGCGGTCTACCGCCGCGACTCCCGGCGCATCCTGGCCACCCTGATCCGCCTGCTGGGAGACTTCGACCTGGCCGAGGAGGCCTTGCATGACGCGTTCTTCATTGCCGTCGAACGTTGGCAGCGCGATGGCATCCCGGACAATCCGCGGGCCTGGCTGGTCTCCGCCGGCCGTTTCAAGGCCATCGACGCCTTGCGCCGGCGTGCCCGCTTCGACCGCTCCCAGGCGGACCTGATCATGCTGCTGGAAGGCGAGGCCCAGGATCCGGGCGAGCAGGAACTGCTGGTCGATGATCGGCTGCGCCTGATCTTTACCTGCTGCCACCCGGCCCTGGCCTTCGATGCCCAGGTGCCGCTGACATTGCGTGAGGTCTGCGACCTGACCACCGAGCAGATCGCCCGCGCCTTCCTGCAGAGCCCGGCGACCATCGCCCAGCGCATCGTGCGGGCCAAGGCCAAGATCCGCGATGCGAAGATCCCCTACCAGGTACCGGAGCTGGGCGAATTGCCGGAGCGGCTGGAGAGCGTGCTGCGGGTGATCTACCTGGTGTTCAACGAGGGCTATTCGGCATCTTCGGGCGAGGATGTGACCACGCGTGCGCTGACTGACGAAGCCATCCGCCTGGGCCGGTTGCTGGCGCAATTGCTGCCGGATGCCGAAGTGCTGGGGCTGCTGGCGTTGATGCTGTTGCAGGCCTCGCGGCAGAACGCGCGCAGCGACGCCCACGGCGAGCTGGTGCTGCTTGATGAGCAGGACCGCGGTCTGTGGGACCGGGCACAGATAGAGGAGGGCAGCCAGTTGGTGCGCCAGGCACTGGGCAGTCGGGAGTTCGGCCCCTACAGCGTGCAGGCGGCGATTGCCGCGCTGCATGCCGAAGCGCCCAGCGCCGAGGCCACCGACTGGGACGAGATCGTCGGCCTGTATGATGTGCTGCAGCGCCACTGGCCGTCACCAGTGGTGGAGCTGAACCGGGCCGCAGCCCTGGCCCGGCGTGATGGCGCACAGGTCGGGTTGCGCGCGGTTGAAGCAATTCTCGAGCGGGGCGAATTGGGCGACTACCACCTGGCCCACGCCGCGCGCGCCGAACTGCATCGTCAACTGGGCAATACCGAACAGGCCCGCAAGGCCTGGCAGCAGGCGCTGACGCTGACCCGGCAGGGGCCGGAGCGTCGTCATATCGAGCGACGCTTACGCGAGCTGGGGTAA
- a CDS encoding YciI family protein — translation MKYLCLVYCDEALLHSLPDSPEDAECMAYAESIQGSGRMIAAEALKPVQTATTVRVRAGRMSLTDGPFAETKEQLAGFYLVDARDLNEALNIAKGIPAARVGSVEVRPVRELQP, via the coding sequence ATGAAATACCTGTGCCTGGTCTATTGTGATGAAGCGCTGTTGCACAGCCTGCCCGACAGCCCCGAGGACGCCGAATGCATGGCTTACGCCGAGTCCATCCAGGGCTCCGGGCGGATGATCGCCGCCGAGGCACTCAAGCCCGTGCAGACGGCCACAACGGTACGCGTGCGCGCCGGTCGGATGAGCCTGACCGATGGCCCGTTCGCCGAGACCAAGGAGCAGTTGGCCGGTTTCTACCTGGTCGATGCCCGCGACCTCAATGAAGCGTTGAACATCGCCAAGGGTATTCCCGCGGCGCGGGTCGGCAGCGTCGAAGTGCGCCCGGTGCGAGAGCTGCAACCCTGA
- a CDS encoding YybH family protein: MNTEAERELEQLIEQWMQAVRERDVDRIVAPYADDILAFDAIQALQFKGKAAYRAHWEMCMGMCTGPMVFELAQLTVHADGDLGLAHWLNRCGPGDDESQCGFMRATVGYRRSAGQWQVIHEHWSAPFDMETQKALFDLKP, translated from the coding sequence ATGAACACTGAAGCCGAGCGTGAACTGGAGCAACTGATCGAGCAGTGGATGCAAGCCGTGCGCGAGCGTGACGTGGACCGTATCGTCGCCCCCTACGCCGACGACATTCTTGCCTTCGACGCCATCCAGGCCCTGCAATTCAAAGGCAAGGCCGCCTACCGCGCCCATTGGGAAATGTGCATGGGCATGTGCACCGGGCCAATGGTGTTCGAACTGGCGCAACTGACCGTGCACGCCGACGGCGACCTGGGCCTGGCCCACTGGCTCAACCGCTGTGGCCCGGGCGACGATGAGAGCCAGTGCGGTTTCATGCGCGCCACCGTCGGCTACCGACGCAGCGCCGGCCAATGGCAGGTCATCCACGAACACTGGTCGGCGCCGTTCGACATGGAAACGCAAAAAGCGCTGTTCGATCTCAAACCCTGA
- the aac(6') gene encoding aminoglycoside 6'-N-acetyltransferase, which produces MIQPCTDPGSPAWLHLRSALWPDSAATDHLAEMVDIAGRPATFVALLAYDEQGRAQGLAEASVRHDYVNGSNTSPVAYLEGVFVEQASRGQGVARQLIAAVERWADGKGCRELASDAALDNLGSQRMHAALGFAETERVVYFLKPVAPLD; this is translated from the coding sequence ATGATCCAACCCTGCACTGACCCGGGCAGTCCGGCCTGGCTGCACTTGCGCAGCGCCTTGTGGCCCGACAGTGCGGCGACTGACCACCTGGCGGAAATGGTTGATATCGCCGGCCGCCCCGCAACCTTCGTGGCCCTGCTGGCGTATGACGAGCAGGGCAGGGCGCAAGGGCTGGCCGAGGCGTCGGTGCGTCATGACTATGTCAATGGCAGCAACACTTCGCCGGTGGCGTACCTTGAAGGCGTCTTTGTCGAACAGGCTTCACGCGGCCAGGGTGTCGCCCGCCAGCTGATCGCGGCTGTCGAACGGTGGGCCGATGGCAAAGGTTGCCGCGAGCTGGCCTCGGACGCCGCGCTGGACAACCTTGGCAGCCAGCGCATGCACGCGGCCCTGGGCTTTGCCGAGACCGAGCGTGTCGTGTACTTCCTCAAGCCAGTCGCGCCCCTCGACTGA
- a CDS encoding LysE family translocator has translation MPFSNGFLLSLSLCLDIGVANIAMITLAMQRGFLQGFWLGLGTCVGDLVYAIAALAGMTVLLQFESVRWTLWLGGSALLVWFAVKMLLAAWRGGHLESRGEVVVESGWREFLRGIFLAMSSPSAILWFAAVGGVLISRSGGGSLLDAGLFLGGFFAAGLVWCVSLCGIASHGGRLLGDRLLTWSYLLSAAIFCYFAVYVILSGYREFILSTPV, from the coding sequence ATGCCTTTCTCCAACGGTTTTCTGCTCAGTCTTTCCCTTTGCCTGGATATCGGGGTGGCCAATATCGCCATGATCACCCTGGCCATGCAGCGCGGGTTTCTCCAGGGGTTCTGGCTGGGCCTGGGTACCTGCGTCGGCGACCTGGTCTATGCAATTGCTGCTTTGGCCGGGATGACCGTGCTGTTGCAGTTCGAAAGCGTGCGCTGGACCTTGTGGCTGGGCGGCTCGGCGCTGCTGGTGTGGTTTGCCGTGAAGATGTTGCTGGCGGCCTGGCGCGGCGGGCATCTGGAGTCGCGGGGCGAGGTGGTGGTGGAGTCGGGCTGGCGCGAGTTCCTGCGTGGGATCTTCCTGGCCATGTCATCGCCCAGTGCGATCCTCTGGTTCGCGGCGGTGGGTGGGGTGCTGATCTCAAGGTCCGGTGGCGGCAGTCTGCTCGATGCGGGACTGTTCCTCGGGGGCTTCTTCGCCGCCGGGTTGGTCTGGTGCGTGTCGCTCTGCGGCATCGCCAGCCATGGTGGGCGTCTGCTTGGGGATCGGCTGCTGACGTGGTCCTACCTGCTGTCGGCGGCCATTTTCTGTTATTTCGCTGTGTATGTGATTCTCTCCGGTTATCGTGAGTTCATCTTGTCTACACCTGTTTGA
- a CDS encoding threonine dehydratase — protein sequence MFDLPALREAADFVHQHVPPTPQHAWPLLAERLGCQLWVKHENHAPTGAFKVRGGLVYVRSLLAGGDVPRGLVTATRGNHGQSMALAARQAGLPLVIVVPEGNSREKNAAMRALGAELVEHGVDFDVAREEAARVAEARGYAMVPSFHPELVRGVATYALELFEAVAGLDCVYVPIGMGSGICGLIQARNLLGLATEIVGVVSSAADAYAQSFERGRIVTTASADTFADGMACRVPHPDAFALVREHAARIVRVSDDEIAEAMRLYHETTHNTAEGAGAAALAALMQERGRQAGKRVAVVLSGANVDRGRYAQVLAGPV from the coding sequence ATGTTCGACTTGCCCGCCCTGCGTGAAGCCGCCGATTTTGTTCACCAGCACGTGCCACCGACCCCGCAGCATGCCTGGCCGCTGCTGGCCGAGCGGTTGGGTTGCCAACTCTGGGTCAAGCACGAGAACCATGCCCCCACCGGTGCCTTCAAGGTGCGTGGCGGGCTGGTCTACGTGCGTTCCCTGCTGGCCGGCGGCGACGTCCCGCGCGGGCTGGTCACCGCCACCCGCGGCAACCATGGCCAGAGCATGGCCCTGGCCGCGCGCCAGGCGGGCTTGCCGCTGGTGATCGTGGTGCCTGAAGGCAACTCGCGAGAGAAGAACGCCGCCATGCGTGCCCTGGGCGCGGAACTGGTGGAGCACGGCGTGGACTTCGACGTCGCCCGTGAAGAGGCGGCGCGCGTGGCCGAGGCGCGCGGCTACGCGATGGTCCCGTCGTTCCACCCGGAACTGGTGCGTGGCGTGGCCACTTATGCGCTGGAGCTGTTCGAGGCGGTGGCTGGCCTGGATTGCGTGTACGTGCCGATCGGCATGGGTTCGGGCATCTGCGGGCTGATCCAGGCGCGCAACCTGCTGGGGCTGGCCACCGAGATCGTCGGCGTGGTCTCCAGTGCTGCGGATGCCTATGCCCAGAGCTTCGAGCGGGGGCGCATCGTCACCACCGCCAGCGCCGACACTTTCGCCGACGGGATGGCCTGCCGCGTGCCGCACCCCGACGCCTTCGCCCTGGTGCGCGAGCATGCCGCACGTATCGTGCGGGTGAGCGATGACGAGATCGCCGAGGCCATGCGCCTCTATCACGAGACCACCCACAATACCGCCGAAGGTGCCGGTGCCGCTGCCCTGGCCGCATTGATGCAGGAGCGTGGGCGCCAGGCCGGCAAGCGTGTCGCTGTGGTGCTCAGTGGCGCTAATGTGGATCGCGGGCGCTATGCGCAGGTGTTGGCGGGGCCTGTCTGA
- a CDS encoding aminotransferase-like domain-containing protein: protein MGSNFVWIPALPDNDQPRYLALVEAIASAIEQGELKAGERLPPQRRLAWALGLNPSTTQQAYREAAARHLVSGEVGRGTYVLASSKEATLFRLKQPDRQHQVIDLSTNVPVADPHNLDLEYSLRRLLEQGETALLDHYLGPEQLLLGRIQGTRWLASRGLALRPEEVLLCGGAQQALLLVLQSLCQAGEPVMVEALTAPGIKAACRQLRLPVQGVALDEQGLRPDELDRVVRASGARVLVTTPTLHNPTGACMGEARRQALAEVAKRHDLLVIEDDVYGALTDRPPLYPLLEGRGVLISSMSKTVAAGLRLGWIVARPALLEQIDPYAQATHWSVSPLNLDIACQWISDGTAARRLAWQREELAERWRLARALLGNALPVDGVPSPHVWLATPGEAEALVARCRAQGVEIVPASVFAVGTERVRAVRVSLSAAHSRAQLKQGLELVGAGLTRDCN, encoded by the coding sequence ATGGGTAGCAATTTCGTGTGGATTCCCGCCCTGCCAGACAACGACCAGCCGCGCTACCTGGCGCTGGTCGAGGCCATTGCCAGCGCCATCGAACAGGGTGAGCTGAAAGCTGGTGAACGCCTGCCGCCCCAGCGTCGCCTGGCGTGGGCATTGGGCCTGAACCCGAGCACCACGCAACAGGCTTACCGCGAAGCCGCGGCGCGGCACCTGGTGTCCGGGGAGGTGGGGCGCGGCACCTATGTGCTGGCCAGCAGCAAGGAGGCGACGCTGTTTCGCCTCAAGCAGCCCGACCGCCAGCATCAGGTGATCGACCTGTCGACCAACGTGCCGGTGGCCGACCCGCACAATCTTGACCTCGAGTACAGCCTGCGCAGGTTGCTCGAACAGGGTGAAACCGCCCTGCTCGACCATTACCTGGGGCCGGAGCAACTGCTGCTGGGGCGGATCCAGGGCACTCGCTGGTTGGCCAGTCGTGGCCTGGCCCTGAGGCCAGAAGAGGTGCTGCTCTGCGGTGGCGCCCAACAGGCCTTGCTCCTGGTACTGCAGTCGCTGTGCCAGGCAGGCGAGCCGGTAATGGTTGAAGCGCTGACCGCTCCGGGCATCAAGGCGGCCTGTCGCCAGCTGCGCCTGCCGGTGCAGGGGGTGGCTCTGGATGAACAGGGTTTGCGCCCTGACGAACTGGACCGCGTCGTGCGGGCCAGTGGCGCGCGAGTACTGGTGACCACCCCGACCCTGCATAACCCGACCGGGGCCTGCATGGGCGAGGCCCGGCGTCAGGCGCTGGCGGAAGTCGCCAAGCGCCACGACTTGCTGGTGATCGAGGATGACGTGTACGGCGCCTTGACTGATCGGCCACCGCTCTACCCTTTGCTCGAAGGCCGCGGCGTGCTGATCAGTAGCATGTCCAAGACCGTGGCCGCCGGCCTGCGCCTGGGCTGGATCGTGGCGCGGCCAGCGTTGCTGGAGCAGATCGATCCTTATGCCCAGGCCACCCACTGGTCGGTTTCGCCGTTGAATCTGGACATCGCTTGCCAGTGGATTTCGGACGGGACCGCCGCACGGCGACTGGCCTGGCAGCGGGAGGAACTGGCCGAGCGTTGGCGCCTGGCGCGGGCGTTGCTGGGTAATGCATTGCCGGTGGATGGCGTGCCTTCGCCCCATGTCTGGCTGGCCACGCCTGGAGAGGCCGAGGCGCTGGTTGCCCGGTGTCGGGCGCAAGGGGTGGAGATCGTGCCGGCCAGCGTGTTCGCGGTGGGCACGGAGCGTGTGCGGGCAGTGCGGGTCAGCCTGTCGGCGGCGCACAGCCGGGCGCAGTTGAAGCAGGGGCTGGAGCTTGTGGGGGCGGGCTTGACCCGCGATTGCAACTGA
- a CDS encoding DUF2790 domain-containing protein, translating into MKALLILALVGMSSLAFADQVKTADTQPVVEQYDYSTNLDIKRVISLSTIPNVCEVVPATMTYEDHQGQVHTLQYRALGEGCRLN; encoded by the coding sequence ATGAAAGCCTTACTGATTCTTGCATTGGTCGGTATGTCCTCGCTCGCCTTCGCGGACCAGGTCAAGACCGCAGACACCCAACCCGTGGTCGAGCAGTATGACTATTCCACCAACCTCGACATCAAGCGCGTGATCAGCCTGTCGACGATCCCCAACGTCTGTGAAGTGGTGCCCGCCACCATGACCTACGAGGACCATCAAGGACAGGTGCACACCCTTCAGTACCGTGCCTTGGGCGAGGGTTGCCGGCTGAATTGA
- a CDS encoding GNAT family N-acetyltransferase, which translates to MPPLTCTRLPPIQRRLLEQFYRQHGSRMRAAGDGEQWVARSGEIIGGMNLSPVEDGYWLTGLFVAPQWRGQQVASQLLQTALGAATTPTWLFCHPDLTPFYQRLAFTSATTLPEALASRLARYQRSKPLVALVRDQSSATSSPGNSTSV; encoded by the coding sequence ATGCCGCCCCTGACCTGTACCCGCCTGCCTCCGATCCAACGCCGCCTGCTGGAGCAATTCTATCGCCAGCATGGTTCACGCATGCGCGCCGCCGGTGATGGCGAACAATGGGTGGCACGCAGCGGTGAAATCATTGGCGGGATGAATCTGTCCCCTGTCGAGGACGGCTACTGGCTGACCGGACTGTTCGTCGCCCCGCAATGGCGTGGACAGCAGGTCGCTTCACAGCTGCTGCAAACCGCGCTGGGCGCTGCCACCACCCCGACTTGGCTGTTCTGCCATCCGGACCTGACGCCCTTCTACCAACGCCTGGCCTTCACCTCGGCCACCACGCTGCCCGAAGCCCTGGCCTCGCGCCTGGCCCGCTACCAGCGCAGCAAGCCCCTGGTGGCGCTGGTGCGGGATCAGTCGTCGGCCACGTCGAGCCCAGGGAACAGCACATCGGTATAA
- the def gene encoding peptide deformylase — translation MIRDILKMGDERLLRIAPPVPEHMLGSPELEQLIDDMFETMAHVGGVGLAAPQIGIDLQLVIFGFERSERYPDAEPVPRTILLNPVITPLATELEDGWEGCLSVPGLRGVVPRYKHISYSGIDPQGNPINRFADGFHARVVQHECDHLIGRLYPSRIQDFSKFGYTDVLFPGLDVADD, via the coding sequence ATGATCCGCGACATTCTCAAAATGGGTGATGAACGCCTGCTGCGCATCGCCCCGCCCGTGCCGGAGCACATGCTCGGTAGCCCCGAGCTCGAGCAACTGATCGACGACATGTTCGAGACCATGGCCCATGTCGGAGGCGTCGGCCTGGCCGCGCCGCAGATCGGCATCGACCTGCAACTGGTGATCTTCGGCTTCGAGCGCAGCGAGCGCTATCCGGACGCCGAGCCAGTGCCGCGGACCATCTTGCTCAACCCGGTGATCACGCCGCTGGCCACGGAGCTCGAGGATGGCTGGGAGGGCTGTTTGTCGGTGCCGGGCCTGCGTGGCGTGGTGCCGCGCTACAAGCACATCAGCTATTCGGGCATCGACCCGCAGGGCAACCCGATCAACCGCTTTGCCGATGGTTTTCATGCGCGGGTGGTGCAGCATGAGTGCGATCACCTGATCGGCCGGCTATACCCTTCGCGCATTCAGGACTTCAGCAAGTTCGGTTATACCGATGTGCTGTTCCCTGGGCTCGACGTGGCCGACGACTGA